A genomic region of Planctomycetia bacterium contains the following coding sequences:
- a CDS encoding NUDIX domain-containing protein, whose product MPRVSAGLLMYRRRDGMLEVLLVHPGGPFFTNKDEGAWSIPKGEVVPEEELLACARREFQEELGFAPDGPFHALAPVKQKGGKTVHAWAFPGECDPSSVVGNTVRMAWPPRSGRTIEFPEIDRAEFFDVATAKRKINVGQMPLLDELDNLLARSQS is encoded by the coding sequence ATGCCTCGTGTCAGTGCCGGGCTGCTGATGTATCGTCGTCGCGACGGCATGCTCGAAGTCCTGCTCGTCCATCCCGGCGGGCCATTTTTCACGAACAAGGACGAAGGGGCGTGGTCGATTCCTAAAGGGGAAGTCGTACCGGAGGAAGAGCTCCTGGCCTGCGCGAGGCGGGAATTTCAGGAAGAACTCGGCTTCGCGCCCGACGGTCCGTTCCACGCACTGGCGCCGGTGAAACAAAAGGGCGGTAAGACCGTCCATGCTTGGGCCTTCCCGGGGGAATGCGATCCAAGCTCGGTCGTTGGCAACACGGTCCGAATGGCGTGGCCCCCTCGATCTGGACGAACGATCGAATTTCCGGAGATCGACCGAGCGGAGTTCTTCGACGTCGCCACGGCCAAGCGAAAGATCAACGTCGGGCAGATGCCGCTGCTCGACGAACTCGACAATCTTCTAGCGCGAAGTCAGTCCTGA